One Thermoanaerobacter pseudethanolicus ATCC 33223 genomic window, GGCGCGTAACTCGTCTTTACGTAGCAAGAAGGATATTATTTTCCCGCCCTGAAATTTCTTTCTAAGAGAGGGGACTAAGGCGGGTATTGTTTTTTTGGAATTATTTGAGTATAATGCTTCTATACATTATTTCATTATTTACATTACGGGTGGTGCTGTTGTTCAGTGTTGTGGGATTTGTCGTTTTTTCCGACAGCGGAAAAGAGGAGAATGGCCAATGTCAAATCACTAAAGGAAGCTATTTTAAAAGAAATATATGTAATTATATATTTCCATCCCTGGGGTTGTAGAAGGAGAGGTCTTATTGAATAAAAAACCTAAAAATACTTGATATGTTCTTTTATTTATGATACCATTTTTATTGGTATAATATTCTTAAGCTATAAAATTTATATTTGAGGTAATGATAATATGACGAATCTCATATATTTTTATACTGTTCTTTTCATTTTTTGGTTTGCTTCGTCTGGAAAAACAGATTTCATAAATCTATCTTTAGGGTTTTTGGCAAGTATTTTTGCAATGGAAGTTTATAAAAAATTCTTTTATATTTCAAAGATGAAGGAAATAAATCTTATAAAATTTCTTCTCTCATTCTTTAATTATATAGTAAACTTGATAAAAAATATTTTAATGGCAGGAATTCAGGTAACGAGGATTGTCCTGTCGAGAGAAATGAAGATTTCACCGAGGATTATAAAAGTTCGGAAAAAATTTAAGACCAATTTTGGAAGGGTTATAGCTGCTACAACAATAACGTTGACTCCGGGCACATTGACAATAGATTTTTATAACGATACTTTTATAATACATGCTTTAAATTCCCAAAATGCTGAAGAAATGCTGGAATGGCCCCTGGAAAAAGTTATTTTGGAGTTGGAGGATGTTTTTTATGGAAATGGAAATACTTAAGACTCTAGGGGGCATAATCCTATGTATTACAATAATAATATCTATTTTGGCCAGCATAAATAGAAAGGGAGTTCTTGAAAAAGTCGTAATAACAAATATAGTCAATACAAAGACGGTAGCTCTTATTTTTATTTTATCTTATATTAGGAATAAACCTGTTTTTCTTGACGTAGCTGTAGTATATGCTTTGATAAACTTTATCGCAGCTATTGCAGTTTCCAAATTTTTTGATGGTTATCATAAGCAGGGTGATTAATATGGTGATATTATCTTATATAACCTTTTACATGGGAATATTTTTCTTCGTTGTTTCAACAGTAGGGGTAGTACGCCTTCCCGATTTGTATTCCCGGCTTCATGCAGCTACGATATGTGATACCCTAGGTTTAGGCCTTGTTGCTCTTTCGCTGACGATGATGTACGGTATTTCTATCGAATCCCTGAAACTCCTTTTTATAGTTGTTTTGATTTGGATAGCAAATCCAGTAGCTGCACATTTGGTTTCGAAAGCAGCGTACATTAATAAGCTGCCGACTGTTCAGGGGAAATTTGTCATCGAGGAAGGAGAAAAGTAGAATGCGATGGTTGGAGGAAGCTTTTAATCTTCTTCTGCTGGTGATATTGATTCTCTGCTCCTTGGTAGTATACATTAAAAAAGAAATAATCTCAGCTGTAGTTATATTTTCAATTTACAGTTTCGTGATGGCCATTGTTTGGCTCGAATTGAAAGCCCCTGACCTGGCGATTACAGAAGCAGCCGTTGGAGCTGGGATAACAACCATTTTGTTCGTCATTGCAATTAAGAGAATGGGTGGTCGGTGGGATTGATATGAAAAAATATATTTATTTTATTATTTCTGTATCGCTTTTTATACTTTTGCTTTTTGTAAATTCGGAATTACCACCTTTCGGTAGTGGAGAAAATACTTCTTATCTAAATAACTATGTTGTAAAAAAATATGTCGACGATGTATTAGACGATACTGGGGTTTTAAGCTCAATTGCTGCAATCCTTTATGATTACAGAGGTTTTGATACACTCGGTGAAGCCACTGTGCTTTATACGTCTGTGCTGGCGGTATCTGTGATGTTAAAAAACGAAAAAAAATATTACTTTAGACATACTGAAAGCACTTATCTTAAAACCGTAAGCAAATTAATATTTCCATTTATATTTGTTTACGGTATCTACATAACTCTTTATGGTCATATTTCACCTGGAGGAGCTTTCTCCGGAGGGGTTGTCATTGCAGCTGGTTTTATTTTAATAATGCTCAGCTACGGAAAAAAATATTGTGAGTATTTTCTTGATTATTACCGGGCTTCAATGATTGAAAGCCTTTCAATGCTGTGGTACATTACAGTAGGCCTTTTCTCGGTTTTAGCAGGATATCAATTTCTCTCAAACAAAATTGCAGGGATTCCAACGGGGGTTGCTGGCAGCGTTTTTAGCGGAGGTTCAATTTTTTTATTAAACGCAGCGGTGGCCATGAAAGTATTTGGAACTATATATATACTCTTTTACTTTATTGCTCTTGAGGAGGTCGAAAGGTGAAGGTATTATATGGAATTTTAAATAATTATTATTATTTAGCGGCGTTTGTTCTTTTTTGCATAGGGTTTTATATAATACTTGCAAGCCCCAATTTAATCAAAAAAGTTATTGGTATGAACATTATGGATACCTCCGTTTTTCTATTTATAGTGGCTTCTGGCTATATCAAGGACGGAAAGGTACCAATTATGTCAACATCAACACCAGGGCCTACAGTTTATGTAAACCCATTAACCACAGCTTTTGTCTTAACAGGAATCGTAATTGCAGTTAGTAAGACTGCATATGCTCTTACGCTCATTACTAAGATTCACGATTTTTACGGTTCTATAGATATTGATAATATTTATAAGTCCGGGTGAAAATGGTTATGAATCACATTCCAATTGTATTAATAATATCCCTTTTCAGCCATGCTTTTTTAACTCCTCTGTTAAAGAAAAAATTTCGCAGCCTATACATATTCAGTCTTGCTTTATATTCTTTGTTGCTTTTTCTAACAGGTAAAACATTTTTTTACGTCGAATCGATGGGGCCTATTAGGTACTGGATAGGAGGATGGATCCCTCCGATAGGTATAGAACTTTATGCGGATAAACTTTCGGTCTTTATGGCTACTCTTTTTTTGAGCTGCGCCTTATTAATTCTTGTTAGCTTTGAGTCGTTTAAGTACGAGATAGGAGAAGAAAAGGCAGCATATTATTTTATGCTAGTTTCAATTTTAATTGGCGCTATGCTGGGCATAATCTTTACCAGGGACCTCTTTAATTTATATGTTTTTGTAGAAATTACAACAATTGCTGCTTGTGGAATTATATCTATAAAAAATGAAAAGAAAGCGGTGGAAGCTGCTCTTAAATATTTTATATTGAGCTCTATAGCATCTACCTCTATATTACTTGGCCTGATCCTCATATACAATATAGGTGGTTATTTACACTACGATACATTAAAATCTGTTTTGCTAGAATCTAAGGATGTATTTCCGAAGATTATATCTGGATCTTTAGTACTTATAATATCAGGATTTAGCTTGAAATCTGCTCTCTTTCCTTTGCACATATGGCTCCCCGATGCCCACTCTGCCGCCCCTACAACATCAAGCGCTCTATTGTCCGGATTAGTTATAAAAGTTTATGTTTTCGCCATAATACGCCTGCTAAACGATGTTTTTGGTCTAATGTATACATACACTTCAATTTTGTTGGAGGTCCTTTTAGCATTAGGCAATGTTGGTGTATTTTCTGGGGCTGTTTTGGCGGGATTTCAAAACGATATAAAAAGAAGGTTAGCTTATTCAAGTGTATCTCAAATGGGCTATGTTTTTTTAGGTCTCGGCTTTAATAATCAGTACGGATTTGAAGGAGCATTGTTACAGGTATTAAACCATGCCCTTGCCAAAAGCGGTTTGTTTTTAGCTGCAGGCTGGATGGTCAAATTCACTGGCACAAGAGATATAAAAGGACTAGAAAAAATCAGTGACAAATTGCCGCTGACAGCTCTTTGCTTTTCTGTATGTGCCATGTCTTTGGTGGGGATGCCTTTTACCTTGGGATTTTTATCAAAGTGGCACTTGGCTATGGCCGCTATAGAATCGGGAAGGCCTTTACAATTAATTTTTATAATATTATCTGCCCTTTTGACATTAAGTTATTATTTTCCCATCATAGTAAAGGCCTTTACAGGCGATAAATCCTTTGAAAGAAAGTTAGAATTTGAAAAGATAAAGGGCGGTAGTTTGATTTCCATTCTTATATTTACTTTTGTTATCATGTTTTTAGGCATTTATCCTAAATTTTTGTTAAAATATTTGTTGCAGAACATGTTCTAAGGAGAGTGAAAGCAATGAGCTCATTGAGCTTACTTTTTATATTGGTACTCCCAATTATAGGTACGCTGGTAATATGGCCTGCCAGTAAAAAAAATGATAAGATGGGGGAGATTTTTGTCGCATTGATATGTGGCATCTGTGTATTATTTGCAGCATTTACTCCAGCAGGAGATTTTTTGAGTATAAACACAGGTTTTCACTCAATTAGGTTTACTTTAGGTGATATAAATCGCATATTCCTGCTTTTTTCCACCTCTATTTGGTGTTTAGTTGCACTTTTTCTGACGGGCTATGTTCATCATATGGAAAATAGGGCAAGGTTCTGGGGCTTTTTCATGCTAACGTTATGGTCGGTTATATTTGTTTTTTTAGCTGGAGATCTTTTGACCTTTTACTTTTTTTTCGAATTAATGGCTTTATTTTCTTATTTCTTAATTATACACCAAGAGTCAACTGAAGCCCTATCGTCAGGGAATTTATATATCTTTACCACATTTGTAGGGGGTCTTGCAGTTCTAGGTGCCATACTGATAATATACAATAATGTTGGAACTTTTGAGTTTGAAAAATTAAACCTTGTCATAGAACATGGGGGATTAAAGGGGTATTTGGCCCTCGTATTATTATTTGTAGGATTCGGGATTAAAGCAGGTTGCCTGCCTTTTCATTTTTGGCTCCCAAGAGCTCATCCAGTAGCGCCGGCTCCAGCCAGTGCCTTGCTCTCTGGGGTACTTGTGAAATCAGGAGTCTTTGGCATTCTGCAGATTTTGCGATATACAAATTCGCATTATTTAGGGCTGGTCCTGATAATTTTAGGAATTTTGTCAACATTATACGGCGGTTTTATGGCTCTGTGTGACAATTACCCCAAGCGTCTTTTAGCATATGGTACTATAAGCCAGATAGGATATATTTTTGTAAGTATTAGTGCAACGATTTTAGCAGGGGCACATTCTTTGGTCGCTCCTTACTTGCACATATATGCTCACGGTCTTTCTAAAACAGCATTGTTTCTTGCTGTTGGGTATATATATTTAAAGACTTATGAAATGAAACAACTAAAAAATCTTACTTTAGTCCCGCTGGCAGCAATTGCACTTGCGGGACTAAATCTCGCGGGATTCCCGGGATTTATAGGTTATACCGCAAAAATTTTAACAAAAGATTTACTTCTATGTCTTTCGACTCAAGGAATGTTTTTTCATTGGGTGGAGGTAATTTTTAGACTTTCTGGCATTCTGACGGCGGCTTATCTAACCAAGATCTTTTTCTGCTTTTATGAGTCTTACTTAAAACACAGGGTAAAAAATCCATTGAGTAATCAAAAAGAGTTTAATATAATGATATTCGTGCTGTTTTTGTTGGTTTTTATGACAATCATCCTTGGATTCTTACCAATTGCGGCTAGCGATGTTGAAATTAATCTATATTCTCCAGCTAAAATAATTGCATCGATATTTGATATTATTACAGGTATTATAGTTTATTTGAAGTTCAAAGGTCACATAAAAAGACCTGTATTAATACCACAGCCTTCATACAGAAATACAGTTTTCAAACTTACCGGTTATTTTGGTAATTTAGTCCAAAGGTATATTCATCTTCCTATAAGTATAGATCTCAGCATTGCGCTTTTTGGCATCTCAATTCCGTTGCTGTATTTACTGTTAATATTATACCTAAAGCCTTATTGAGTTTGAAAAAACGAGGAGGTTAGAGCCTTATGTTAAACTTTTGGGAAAAGTTCAAGTGGCGATTGCCCAAAAATTTTGCGAGGCTGGTGTTTTTTTTGGAAGCATTGCTGGCTTTATTCATAATTAGCGGGGTTGCAATTAGCTTTTTGGACCTTATAAGGTATTTAAACCTTATTATAAGCCAACCACCATTGCAAACTTATGAGATATTGAGGACCTTTTTAGGTCATATACTTTTACTCGTAATCGGCCTTGAGTTGGTTATAATGCTAGTTAGGCACACTCCTTCAAGCGTGGTAGAAGTTCTTCTTTACGCTATAGCGCGAAAAATTATTATGGAAGCCAAAACCACCCTCGATGTCTTGATAGGTGTTGTGGCTCTAGGAGGTCTATTTTTACTTATTAAAATATATACCCCAGAAAGACTTCATGCAGAAAAAGGCGCTATAGTAAGTTCAAGTATGCCAATATGGGAGGTAAATGAGATAGCAAATGTAAATATTCCCGAAAATATGGCAAATACTATAGGAGGACTTATATCAATTTTGGCCAGCAATGAAGGGAAAAACATAGCTATTGGTCAAGTGTTTAGAATAAATGATGCAGAAATCTCAATTTATTCTATGGAAGGAAACCTAGTAAGGTCGGTTTTTGTCAAAAGAAGCGAAGAAGCTAACGAGGTGCATTGTTGATTATGAAATTTAGGAAAAGCCGGCGGGCTGTACAGATTTATAAACTGGGAGTGTTCTATACTTACCGATTTTATTTCCCTTTTTAAAAAAGGTTTTATGGTATAATAATATAAAGTGGAAAAAGTGATGATTTTACGATTTTGAAGGGAGTTTTTGACATGAAAATGAGAAAATTGACTCTTGAAGAGGAGAGGCTTTTAGAGAATTTTGTAACAGATGTATACGGACCCGTTTATTTTATACATTCACTTCCAGAATTTATCATACCGCCTATAAATTCAAAAGTGAGTAGAAGAGACACCAGCTGGAGGCTTAATATACTTGAGTCTTTGACAGATGGAGATTTAAACATAACTGACTATATACCCAAACACAACATACCTTTAGAAAAAGCAATACAAAAAGCGAAAGAATTTCACGAAAAGTGGGTGGAAAGGTTTGGACATTCTTCTATTGCTGAGCAGCATTTAATGCACCTGTGTGTGGAAGATGTGTCGAGGCTTTTGTCAGGGGATATTGAGCTTATGAACAGAAGACCTGCTTTTATAGAGTGGAGTCAGAGGTATCAAAAGCCTACAAGAGATAAAGTAGTGATACCACAAGAATTAGAAGAAAAGCCCGATTTGAAAGAAAAGTTTTTAAAAGTCTGGAACAACTCCTATGATGCTTATGAAAAACTTGTAGAAGTTTTGACGGAATATTTAGCTAGGGCAGAAGAGAAAAAAGAGGGAGAAAGTGAAGAAAGATTTTACAATAGGATTAGTAAGATTGCCTTTGAAGATGCGAGATATGCCCTTCTTTTAGCTACTAAGACAAGTTTTGCAGTGGCTTTAAATGCCCTAGATTTACAGGATATAGTGCGAAAACTTTTTGTACATCCTACTAAAGAGGCGAAGTTATTAGCTGAAAGAATAGTCGAACAAGGGGAAAAAATTGCACCGAGTATGTTAAGACATACAGCTCCTACTGTTTATCAATTAAAAGTTCACGATAGATTAAAGAATTTAGCGAGTGTTGTAAAAGAAGATGAGCTTTCAGATTCAAATGAGGATGTTATTTTAATAGATTATACAGGGAAAGATAGCGAATATTCTCCTGTAGATATTGTAATTATGCATATTTTGTTTACATATTCAGGTAAAAATTTTGAAGCAGTGAGAAAAACAGTGAAGAATATGTCCGAAGAGGAGAAAAGTAAAATCCTGCAGCAGGCAGTTGAAGATATAGGGGAGTTTGACCATTTAATAGAGGCATTTAAATCGATCAGATTTAAATTTCAACTGAAGATAAGTGAAGCCAATTGGCATCAGCTTTTAAGACATAGAACTATTGTCTTTGATTACAGTGAACCGACAATTGAAAATGGCTTTGTTATTCCTCCTAATATTGAAAAAGCGAATGCTTCTGAAATTTTAATAGAAGCAATAAAGGCTTCAGAGGAATTATTTATAGAATTAAAAGAAAAATTGCCTGAAGTAAGTCCTTACGTGGTAACAAATGCACACAAACGCTTGGTTCTTATGAATGCGGATTTATGGGCTTTTGATCATTTTGCAAATTTGAGATGCACTAATGAAGCTCAGTGGGATATACGGAATGTTTCTTTTAAGATGCTTGATTTGATTAAGGAAGTAGCTCCCCAGTTGACAACCTTTATGGCAAGGCGAAAAAAAGCTTAAAAGATGGAGATGAAATCATGAAAACCAGTTTTAAAGAAATAAGTTTGCCAAAGCTTAATAATTTGACACCATCACTGGAATCTACTGCCCTTAAATTAATGGAAGAAGCAGGAGAATTAGCACAAGCTATAGGAAAATTTAGAGGTTTAAACGGAGAAAATGTCACTTTAAGCGAAAAAGAGATAATGGAAAAAATTTCAGAAGAACTTTTAGATGTTGCTCAAGTGGCAGTTTCAATGATGTTTGTATTAGAGGAAAAGTATAATATAAATATTGAAGAAAAACTTAAAGAACATATCGAAAAATTAAAAAGGAAAGGGTATATAAAATAAAAAATATGCAGAAAAACTCTGCATATTTTTTGTTTTTGTGCACATATTAAAATTGAAATCTAAGAAGGGAGGATAAATATGCAACTTTCAACCAAAGAGTTACTTTATTTGGATGATATTTTATCATTACAGCAAAATATGACAAAAACTTTAAACGATTATGCTTCAAGATGTCAAGACCCACAGCTTAAAGCTTTATGCCAAAATCTTGCGGATAGATGTCAAAACAATTTCAATTCTCTGCTAAAACATTTAAGTTAGAAGGAGTGTAAAAATATGTATGGAAATACGCAAATTAGTGACAAGGATATTATGATGAATGTACTGGGCAGTTATAAATTGGCAATAGAAATGTTCAGTCATGCAGCAGTTGAGTCTGCAAATGAAAGCATAAGAAGAGAATATATCAATCTTTTAAATTCTACTTTAGAAGACCAAAGGACAGTTTGGAATGCTGTAAATCAAAGAGGATGGTATCCTGTCAAACCGGCTCCACCTCAGGATATACAAGAGGCAAGGAATAAATTTAGACAACCAGTTGGGATGATGTAAATATAAAAAGTTTGTGATATAATAATGGAAGTAGTGTTTTTACTACTTCCATTATTATATTTTATTTTCAAAGGAGGAGTGATTTTATTATGTACGATCTAATTATTTTAGGAGGAGGTCCTGCGGGACTTACTGCTGGA contains:
- a CDS encoding FAD-dependent thymidylate synthase is translated as MKMRKLTLEEERLLENFVTDVYGPVYFIHSLPEFIIPPINSKVSRRDTSWRLNILESLTDGDLNITDYIPKHNIPLEKAIQKAKEFHEKWVERFGHSSIAEQHLMHLCVEDVSRLLSGDIELMNRRPAFIEWSQRYQKPTRDKVVIPQELEEKPDLKEKFLKVWNNSYDAYEKLVEVLTEYLARAEEKKEGESEERFYNRISKIAFEDARYALLLATKTSFAVALNALDLQDIVRKLFVHPTKEAKLLAERIVEQGEKIAPSMLRHTAPTVYQLKVHDRLKNLASVVKEDELSDSNEDVILIDYTGKDSEYSPVDIVIMHILFTYSGKNFEAVRKTVKNMSEEEKSKILQQAVEDIGEFDHLIEAFKSIRFKFQLKISEANWHQLLRHRTIVFDYSEPTIENGFVIPPNIEKANASEILIEAIKASEELFIELKEKLPEVSPYVVTNAHKRLVLMNADLWAFDHFANLRCTNEAQWDIRNVSFKMLDLIKEVAPQLTTFMARRKKA
- a CDS encoding sodium:proton antiporter; translation: MKVLYGILNNYYYLAAFVLFCIGFYIILASPNLIKKVIGMNIMDTSVFLFIVASGYIKDGKVPIMSTSTPGPTVYVNPLTTAFVLTGIVIAVSKTAYALTLITKIHDFYGSIDIDNIYKSG
- a CDS encoding Na+/H+ antiporter subunit E; protein product: MTNLIYFYTVLFIFWFASSGKTDFINLSLGFLASIFAMEVYKKFFYISKMKEINLIKFLLSFFNYIVNLIKNILMAGIQVTRIVLSREMKISPRIIKVRKKFKTNFGRVIAATTITLTPGTLTIDFYNDTFIIHALNSQNAEEMLEWPLEKVILELEDVFYGNGNT
- a CDS encoding monovalent cation/H+ antiporter complex subunit F, producing the protein MEMEILKTLGGIILCITIIISILASINRKGVLEKVVITNIVNTKTVALIFILSYIRNKPVFLDVAVVYALINFIAAIAVSKFFDGYHKQGD
- a CDS encoding MnhB domain-containing protein, with product MKKYIYFIISVSLFILLLFVNSELPPFGSGENTSYLNNYVVKKYVDDVLDDTGVLSSIAAILYDYRGFDTLGEATVLYTSVLAVSVMLKNEKKYYFRHTESTYLKTVSKLIFPFIFVYGIYITLYGHISPGGAFSGGVVIAAGFILIMLSYGKKYCEYFLDYYRASMIESLSMLWYITVGLFSVLAGYQFLSNKIAGIPTGVAGSVFSGGSIFLLNAAVAMKVFGTIYILFYFIALEEVER
- a CDS encoding complex I subunit 5 family protein codes for the protein MLVSILIGAMLGIIFTRDLFNLYVFVEITTIAACGIISIKNEKKAVEAALKYFILSSIASTSILLGLILIYNIGGYLHYDTLKSVLLESKDVFPKIISGSLVLIISGFSLKSALFPLHIWLPDAHSAAPTTSSALLSGLVIKVYVFAIIRLLNDVFGLMYTYTSILLEVLLALGNVGVFSGAVLAGFQNDIKRRLAYSSVSQMGYVFLGLGFNNQYGFEGALLQVLNHALAKSGLFLAAGWMVKFTGTRDIKGLEKISDKLPLTALCFSVCAMSLVGMPFTLGFLSKWHLAMAAIESGRPLQLIFIILSALLTLSYYFPIIVKAFTGDKSFERKLEFEKIKGGSLISILIFTFVIMFLGIYPKFLLKYLLQNMF
- a CDS encoding MazG-like family protein → MKTSFKEISLPKLNNLTPSLESTALKLMEEAGELAQAIGKFRGLNGENVTLSEKEIMEKISEELLDVAQVAVSMMFVLEEKYNINIEEKLKEHIEKLKRKGYIK
- a CDS encoding complex I subunit 5 family protein, giving the protein MSSLSLLFILVLPIIGTLVIWPASKKNDKMGEIFVALICGICVLFAAFTPAGDFLSINTGFHSIRFTLGDINRIFLLFSTSIWCLVALFLTGYVHHMENRARFWGFFMLTLWSVIFVFLAGDLLTFYFFFELMALFSYFLIIHQESTEALSSGNLYIFTTFVGGLAVLGAILIIYNNVGTFEFEKLNLVIEHGGLKGYLALVLLFVGFGIKAGCLPFHFWLPRAHPVAPAPASALLSGVLVKSGVFGILQILRYTNSHYLGLVLIILGILSTLYGGFMALCDNYPKRLLAYGTISQIGYIFVSISATILAGAHSLVAPYLHIYAHGLSKTALFLAVGYIYLKTYEMKQLKNLTLVPLAAIALAGLNLAGFPGFIGYTAKILTKDLLLCLSTQGMFFHWVEVIFRLSGILTAAYLTKIFFCFYESYLKHRVKNPLSNQKEFNIMIFVLFLLVFMTIILGFLPIAASDVEINLYSPAKIIASIFDIITGIIVYLKFKGHIKRPVLIPQPSYRNTVFKLTGYFGNLVQRYIHLPISIDLSIALFGISIPLLYLLLILYLKPY
- a CDS encoding transporter associated domain-containing protein — its product is MLNFWEKFKWRLPKNFARLVFFLEALLALFIISGVAISFLDLIRYLNLIISQPPLQTYEILRTFLGHILLLVIGLELVIMLVRHTPSSVVEVLLYAIARKIIMEAKTTLDVLIGVVALGGLFLLIKIYTPERLHAEKGAIVSSSMPIWEVNEIANVNIPENMANTIGGLISILASNEGKNIAIGQVFRINDAEISIYSMEGNLVRSVFVKRSEEANEVHC
- the mnhG gene encoding monovalent cation/H(+) antiporter subunit G; the protein is MVILSYITFYMGIFFFVVSTVGVVRLPDLYSRLHAATICDTLGLGLVALSLTMMYGISIESLKLLFIVVLIWIANPVAAHLVSKAAYINKLPTVQGKFVIEEGEK
- a CDS encoding Na(+)/H(+) antiporter subunit B, whose product is MRWLEEAFNLLLLVILILCSLVVYIKKEIISAVVIFSIYSFVMAIVWLELKAPDLAITEAAVGAGITTILFVIAIKRMGGRWD
- a CDS encoding spore coat protein, coding for MYGNTQISDKDIMMNVLGSYKLAIEMFSHAAVESANESIRREYINLLNSTLEDQRTVWNAVNQRGWYPVKPAPPQDIQEARNKFRQPVGMM